A stretch of DNA from Carya illinoinensis cultivar Pawnee chromosome 12, C.illinoinensisPawnee_v1, whole genome shotgun sequence:
TGTCTATGTTTCGTGTAAGAGCATATGGCAAACGAAAGCTCCTTCAAAAGCAGCGTTTTTCATTTGGACAGCATCATTGGATAAGATCCTCGCTACaaataatttgaggaaaagacGGGTAATTGTGctagattggtgttgcatgtgtaaaaAGCATGGGGATTCAGTGGATCATCTGCTTTTACACTATGAGGTGGCCAGGATCATGGGGGATGATTTTTTCTCAAGAGTTGGATTGTTTTGGGTTATGCCTTGTAGATTGGTGGATTTCCTCGCAAGTTGAGAGGACTATACCGCAAGTTGAGAGGACTACACCGCGATTCACAGGTTGCAGCAATTTGGAGTTTGGTACCAATATGCATGTgttggtgcatttggagggagaAAAATGctagaaatttcaaagatcAAGAGAGAACAATAGATGAGCcaaaagttttcttttataagtcAATTGTTCTTATGGGCGGGGGCCATAGTTTGTAACGGACTAAGTGTCCATGTCCACGACCTTCTTCTTTCAATTGTAACCACTAGCTAGGCATTcatcatgtatacttcctgCTTACCTGGATtttgcctatttctatgaatataatatctttgattacctatttaaaaaaattaaaaaaagaaatctcaACCACCAAACAAACCATAAAATCCCCACCCCCTAAACAAAACCCTAAaggcaaaaaaattaaatagctcGGTTTTTACCCTTCCCTCAATTTTCCGGTCAAACAAACACCTCAACAGCCCTCGGAGAATTtttcagcaaccaaacaaattatgagaaataagcaccaaaaaaaaaaaaaatctccaaaaacaaaATCCTAATTCCCtgcgatttttatttttatttactcaaATTCCACAGAAACTAAACAAATAATAGAAAGAGAGAAACACCAACCTACAGACGAGGACGCAATAGCGGAGCCACAACCGAAGGTCTTGAAGCGAGCGTCGACAATCTTGCCGGTCTCCTCGTCGACCTTGATCTGGAGCTTCATGACGTCACCGCATGCCGGTGCACCGACAAGTCCGGTGCCAACGCCAGGATCGCTCTTGTCGAAGGATCCAACGTTCCGGGGCTTGTCGTAGTGCTCGATGACCCTCTCATGATAGAGGCGACCTGGCAGGACCTGTGCGGGCCGGGACGTAACATCCCGTGAGGCTTGCAGCAGCCCTACGAACCTTTTCGACGCGAGCCTCAGCATTTTTCactctgtttcttcttcttctttttcttcgcTTCTCTTTTCCGCTTTCGTTCCCGAAGTATCAATTCTCGTCCAAGCAGTTTTAGCTTTGAGGGCGGTGCGTTGCGGATGAGAATGATCTAGGACACGTAGATAGACGAGATTGTGAATTACTGGACCAGCTTGATTCTGGTTCTCTCCGGTTCTATTTCAGTACGGTTTCTCTTCTACTGCAGTGGCTATTGATCTTTGTTCTTGCCAtgtcatttcctttttttttttttctaaaaaaaaaaaatcattttttaacataattatttattaagatCTAGAGTATAATCCTGATAGTATTAACGAGTGACTAACAATTAAGgggataaaaataatttgaaaagtcAGTAAATTGACTCGGACTACACCGAACCGTTTCGGTTTTCAATAAGCTCGAttcgaaattattttttatttttttttaaattctattggATTCGGTCCGAAATTAGTTTTAAGTTTTCCAATATCGAATCAGACCgatttacttattatatatattttttattaatttttaatattatatataatatattttatattactataatatattttatatataatatatataattatctataaaataatatattataatttataacataatattttaattttaaacataaat
This window harbors:
- the LOC122290050 gene encoding iron-sulfur cluster assembly protein 1-like, yielding MLRLASKRFVGLLQASRDVTSRPAQVLPGRLYHERVIEHYDKPRNVGSFDKSDPGVGTGLVGAPACGDVMKLQIKVDEETGKIVDARFKTFGCGSAIASSSVATEWVKGKQLEEVVTIKNTEIAKYLSLPPVKLHCSMLAEDAIKAAVKDYEAKRTKSNDGATAATAEKATKA